A single Saccharolobus shibatae B12 DNA region contains:
- a CDS encoding Zn-ribbon domain-containing OB-fold protein — protein sequence MVTPLKEEDLSKHYIISYKPNAKYAYTAGQAQSKYLLGLKEGKIYGRKCNKCGRIHVPPKMYCEECFRATDEWVEVKDEGIVMTVVASFISWTRAKLEEPEIVGVIRLLPSNNRDFVYPGIFHRICASYEQVKSMEIIGKRVKAVWKPKEERKGSIEDIQCFKVI from the coding sequence ATGGTAACTCCTCTGAAAGAAGAAGACTTAAGTAAACACTACATAATATCGTATAAGCCAAACGCTAAGTACGCATACACTGCTGGACAAGCTCAAAGTAAATATCTACTTGGACTTAAGGAAGGTAAAATATACGGAAGGAAGTGCAATAAATGCGGTAGAATCCACGTACCACCGAAAATGTATTGTGAGGAATGCTTTAGAGCTACTGATGAGTGGGTTGAGGTGAAAGATGAAGGGATTGTAATGACTGTAGTTGCAAGTTTCATAAGTTGGACTAGGGCAAAATTGGAAGAGCCAGAGATTGTTGGGGTTATAAGGCTATTACCTTCTAACAATAGGGATTTCGTATACCCTGGAATATTCCACAGAATATGTGCAAGTTATGAACAAGTGAAGAGTATGGAAATCATAGGGAAGAGGGTTAAGGCGGTGTGGAAGCCAAAGGAGGAAAGGAAAGGAAGTATTGAAGATATCCAATGCTTTAAGGTGATCTAA
- a CDS encoding thiolase domain-containing protein, which translates to MKVNIHLNKRVAVIGAGLTPFRRRLLETPQEIAWEAASKALDEAGLELKDIDCVVIGSAPDAFDGVNLKGEYLSHGSGGIRKPVSRVYVGGATGVMTAIAGWYHVASGLCQKVLAVAEEKMSPDRPHPQAIFRYIWDPILEKPLNPNLIWIFAMEMHRYMATYGIKKEEIALVSVKNKRNAVNNPYAQLGSNITVEDVLKSEVLVWPVQLLDVSPVSDGGAAIVLASEDVARRYTDTPVWVEGVGWTLDNTEWPARDLSYARYVEFAARMAYKMAGIERPNKEIDVAEPYDPFDYKELHHLEALQLAKRGEAPKLLKEGVFDIDGDIPSSPSGGLLGVGNPIAAAGLMKVISIYWQLKGTAGKMQVKRPVHTGVAQAWGDLMQAGTVIVLRN; encoded by the coding sequence ATGAAGGTAAACATTCATTTAAATAAAAGAGTCGCTGTAATAGGTGCTGGCTTAACTCCATTTAGGAGAAGACTACTAGAAACTCCACAAGAGATTGCATGGGAGGCTGCAAGTAAGGCATTAGATGAGGCTGGACTAGAGTTAAAGGATATCGACTGTGTTGTTATTGGAAGTGCACCAGATGCTTTTGATGGAGTTAACCTAAAGGGCGAATACTTATCACATGGTTCTGGGGGCATTAGAAAACCAGTAAGTAGGGTTTATGTGGGTGGTGCTACTGGAGTTATGACTGCCATAGCAGGATGGTATCATGTTGCCAGTGGTTTATGCCAGAAAGTACTTGCTGTAGCTGAGGAAAAGATGAGTCCAGATAGACCCCATCCTCAAGCAATATTCAGATACATATGGGATCCAATCCTTGAAAAACCATTGAACCCTAATCTAATCTGGATATTTGCAATGGAAATGCATAGATATATGGCAACCTATGGAATTAAAAAGGAGGAGATCGCGTTAGTTTCCGTTAAGAACAAGAGGAATGCAGTAAATAATCCATATGCGCAATTAGGTTCAAACATAACAGTAGAGGACGTGTTAAAGAGCGAAGTGTTAGTTTGGCCAGTGCAACTCTTAGACGTTAGCCCAGTTAGTGATGGTGGGGCGGCAATCGTATTAGCTTCTGAAGACGTAGCGAGGAGGTATACTGATACGCCAGTTTGGGTTGAAGGAGTTGGATGGACTTTAGACAATACGGAATGGCCTGCTAGGGACTTATCTTACGCTAGATATGTGGAATTCGCTGCTAGAATGGCTTATAAGATGGCTGGGATTGAGAGGCCAAATAAGGAAATAGATGTTGCCGAACCATATGATCCCTTTGATTACAAAGAACTACACCATTTAGAGGCACTACAATTGGCTAAGAGAGGAGAGGCTCCAAAATTATTGAAGGAGGGAGTATTCGACATCGATGGTGATATACCCAGTAGTCCCAGTGGAGGTTTACTGGGAGTGGGTAATCCTATTGCTGCTGCGGGTTTAATGAAAGTCATAAGTATATATTGGCAGTTAAAGGGGACTGCTGGGAAAATGCAAGTTAAGAGACCAGTACATACTGGTGTAGCCCAGGCTTGGGGAGATTTAATGCAAGCGGGTACGGTTATAGTTTTACGTAATTGA
- the iorA gene encoding indolepyruvate ferredoxin oxidoreductase subunit alpha, with protein MIELSTTKRVILGNEAIAFGALSAGVSIAAGYPGTPSTEIIETLMKYGKIYTEWSANEKVAFETAYGAAINGAFALTTMKHVGLNVAADPLMSSSYTGVEGALVIVSADDPSMWSSQNEQDNRYYGLHALIPVIEPHDPQSAHDLTIEAFKLSNKVKHPVILRSTTRIGHIRGPVELKPPSRPVLGKLIKDPKRYVLVPENARRNRVEQLKRWEKIEEEVEGLNELIDNDSENLIIASGISFGYVTDAMKELDIKANVLRLSTPVPIPKRLILKAVSNSKRVLIVEEGEPIVEYQIKDLLYDQGVRVELHGKDLVSRVGEMTLDKVYYAFSKFFGLDLVTEYLEVPQDVPPRPPALCPGCPHRSSFIDLKKAITMASFKPNETFISGDIGCYTLGLLPPFDAQDSSTDMGSSIGIANGVYRATGNIPIAVIGDSTFFHSGISALANAVYNQTPMLVLVLDNRSTAMTGQQPSPSKGIDIGEVAKGLGVKYVKYVDPFDVNSSIKELSNALKWVRENRQPAVVIAKRACALLVMDNVEENNLPKAIVDLEKCTGCSICYDYFTCPAIIPRKDKKAEIDNYTCIGCGACIPVCPFKAISLKGNKPEKWDELWLG; from the coding sequence GTGATTGAACTTTCTACAACTAAGAGAGTAATTTTGGGAAACGAGGCAATAGCTTTCGGCGCATTAAGCGCTGGAGTATCCATAGCTGCCGGTTATCCAGGCACACCCTCTACAGAAATAATAGAAACCTTAATGAAATATGGAAAAATATATACTGAATGGAGTGCTAACGAAAAAGTGGCATTTGAAACGGCTTATGGAGCGGCTATCAACGGAGCTTTTGCCCTAACTACAATGAAACATGTGGGGTTAAACGTTGCAGCTGATCCTTTAATGAGTTCATCATATACTGGAGTAGAAGGAGCGTTAGTTATAGTTTCTGCCGATGATCCTTCCATGTGGTCGTCACAAAACGAACAAGATAACAGATACTACGGTTTACATGCGTTAATCCCAGTTATAGAGCCACATGATCCACAATCTGCTCATGACTTAACCATAGAGGCCTTTAAGTTAAGCAACAAAGTTAAACACCCAGTAATTCTCAGATCAACTACTAGGATAGGTCACATTAGGGGGCCAGTGGAACTTAAACCTCCATCTAGACCAGTCCTAGGTAAACTTATCAAAGACCCTAAACGTTACGTGTTAGTCCCAGAGAACGCTAGAAGAAATAGAGTTGAACAGTTAAAGAGATGGGAAAAAATTGAAGAGGAGGTAGAGGGTTTAAATGAGCTAATTGATAACGATAGCGAAAATCTAATAATTGCCTCGGGTATTTCATTCGGTTACGTAACTGATGCCATGAAAGAGTTGGACATTAAGGCAAATGTATTAAGGTTATCCACCCCAGTTCCTATACCTAAAAGACTGATTCTCAAGGCTGTAAGCAACTCCAAGAGGGTTCTAATAGTAGAGGAAGGTGAACCAATTGTTGAATATCAAATAAAGGATCTCTTATATGATCAAGGGGTAAGAGTGGAATTACATGGAAAGGATCTAGTAAGTAGGGTTGGAGAGATGACATTAGATAAGGTATACTATGCCTTTAGCAAATTCTTTGGGTTAGACCTTGTAACGGAATACCTAGAAGTTCCCCAAGATGTACCACCTAGACCTCCAGCACTGTGCCCAGGATGCCCACACAGAAGTTCATTCATAGACTTAAAGAAGGCAATTACAATGGCTTCCTTTAAGCCTAATGAAACGTTCATCTCTGGTGATATTGGATGTTATACATTAGGATTGTTACCGCCTTTTGACGCTCAAGACTCTTCTACCGATATGGGTTCTAGTATTGGAATTGCCAATGGCGTTTATAGGGCAACTGGGAATATTCCGATAGCAGTTATTGGGGATTCTACCTTCTTCCACAGTGGGATTTCAGCACTTGCAAATGCCGTCTATAATCAAACTCCTATGCTCGTGCTTGTCTTAGATAATAGGTCTACTGCGATGACCGGACAGCAGCCAAGTCCATCAAAGGGAATAGATATAGGAGAGGTTGCTAAGGGTTTGGGAGTAAAGTATGTAAAGTACGTTGATCCTTTTGACGTTAATTCTTCAATAAAGGAATTATCAAATGCATTAAAGTGGGTTAGGGAAAATAGGCAACCAGCAGTTGTCATAGCTAAAAGAGCTTGTGCGTTGTTAGTTATGGATAACGTAGAGGAGAACAATCTACCAAAGGCCATAGTTGATCTAGAGAAATGTACCGGCTGTAGTATATGCTATGACTACTTTACATGTCCAGCAATAATTCCTAGAAAGGATAAGAAGGCTGAGATAGATAATTATACGTGCATAGGCTGTGGGGCCTGTATACCAGTTTGCCCATTTAAGGCAATATCCTTAAAGGGTAACAAACCAGAAAAATGGGACGAATTATGGCTAGGGTAA
- a CDS encoding Zn-ribbon domain-containing OB-fold protein — MSWEKSGKEGSLLRWYDVMEAEKYEYTVGPAGEQFFNGLKQGKIVGSKCSKCGRIFVPARSYCEHCFVKIENYVEVNKDEAYVDSYTIIYNDDEGNKLAQPVFVALIRFLNVEGGLLCYAEGNVKVGAKAKITSFQWPLRVKVD, encoded by the coding sequence ATGTCTTGGGAGAAGAGTGGAAAAGAAGGAAGCCTATTAAGATGGTATGACGTAATGGAAGCTGAAAAATACGAGTATACAGTAGGCCCGGCGGGAGAACAGTTCTTTAACGGGCTGAAACAAGGTAAGATTGTAGGAAGTAAGTGTAGTAAGTGTGGAAGAATCTTCGTCCCTGCTAGATCCTATTGTGAACACTGTTTCGTCAAGATAGAGAATTACGTGGAAGTAAATAAGGATGAGGCTTACGTGGATTCTTATACAATAATCTACAATGATGATGAAGGTAACAAATTAGCACAACCAGTGTTTGTTGCCCTAATTAGATTTCTCAATGTTGAAGGAGGACTGCTGTGTTACGCTGAAGGAAATGTTAAAGTGGGGGCAAAGGCTAAAATTACGAGCTTTCAATGGCCTTTACGAGTCAAGGTTGACTGA